The following are encoded in a window of Cupriavidus oxalaticus genomic DNA:
- the ubiE gene encoding bifunctional demethylmenaquinone methyltransferase/2-methoxy-6-polyprenyl-1,4-benzoquinol methylase UbiE, producing MSETHFGFEKVDETEKAGKVAGVFHSVASKYDVMNDLMSGGMHRLWKMFTIAQANVRPGHKVLDIAGGTGDLAKAFAKQAGPTGQVWLTDINESMLRVGRDRLLNKGIVTPVALCDAEKIPFPDNYFDLVTVAFGLRNMTHKEAALAEMRRVVKPGGKVMVLEFSKVWKPLEKAYDVYSFKVLPWLGERVAGDAPSYRYLAESIRMHPDQASLVRLMEHAGLENVEYFNLTAGVVALHVGRKY from the coding sequence ATGAGTGAAACCCACTTCGGGTTTGAGAAAGTCGACGAAACGGAAAAAGCCGGCAAGGTCGCCGGCGTGTTCCATTCGGTGGCGAGCAAGTATGACGTGATGAACGACCTGATGTCGGGCGGCATGCACCGGCTGTGGAAGATGTTCACCATCGCCCAGGCCAATGTGCGGCCCGGCCACAAGGTGCTGGACATCGCCGGCGGCACCGGCGACCTGGCCAAGGCGTTCGCGAAGCAGGCCGGCCCGACCGGCCAGGTCTGGCTGACCGATATCAACGAGTCGATGCTGCGCGTCGGCCGCGACCGGCTGCTGAACAAGGGCATCGTCACGCCGGTGGCGCTGTGCGACGCCGAGAAGATCCCGTTCCCCGACAACTACTTCGACCTGGTTACGGTGGCCTTCGGCCTGCGCAACATGACGCACAAGGAAGCCGCGCTGGCCGAGATGCGCCGCGTGGTCAAGCCGGGCGGCAAGGTCATGGTGCTGGAGTTCTCCAAGGTGTGGAAACCGCTGGAGAAGGCGTACGACGTCTATTCTTTCAAGGTACTGCCGTGGCTGGGCGAGCGCGTGGCAGGGGATGCCCCCAGCTATCGTTATCTGGCAGAATCCATCAGAATGCATCCAGACCAGGCTTCACTTGTACGCTTGATGGAACATGCCGGCCTGGAGAATGTCGAATACTTCAATCTGACGGCCGGAGTGGTGGCGCTCCACGTCGGGCGAAAGTATTAA